One genomic window of Muntiacus reevesi chromosome 4, mMunRee1.1, whole genome shotgun sequence includes the following:
- the CYP27B1 gene encoding 25-hydroxyvitamin D-1 alpha hydroxylase, mitochondrial isoform X1, with protein MTQTLKFASRVFHRVRCPELGASLGSRGSDSAPRVLADLPGPSTPGFLAELFCKGGLSRLHELQVRGAARFGPVWLASFGTVRTVYLAAPTLVEQLLRQEGPRPERCSFSPWAEHRRRRQRACGLLTAEGEEWQRLRSLLAPLLLRPQAAARYAGTLHGVVRDLVRRLRRQRGLGAGPPALVRDVAGEFYKFGLEGIAAVLLGSRLGCLEAEVPPDTEAFIRAVGSVFVSTLLTMAMPSWLRRVVPGPWDRLCRDWDQMFAFAQQHVEQREAEVALRSQPGKSEEHAGPGAHLTYFLLRKELPAASILGNVTELLLAGVDTVSNTLSWALYELSRHPEIQTALHAEISAALGPGSSTQPSATALSQLPLLKAVVKEVLRLYPVVPGNSRVPDKDICVGEYIIPKNTLVTLCHYATSRDPAQFPEPNSFRPARWLGEGPAPHPFASLPFGFGKRSCMGRRLAELELQMALAQAVAYQVPLSMGFLRQESWSGVPFPPPGDLPDPGTEPTPPICQVDSLPLSQLGSPPDRHMETYKTWET; from the exons ATGACCCAGACCCTCAAATTCGCATCAAGAGTGTTCCATCGCGTCCGCTGTCCTGAGCTGGGTGCCTCGCTGGGCTCCAGAGGCTCCGACTCGGCGCCCCGGGTTTTGGCGGACCTCCCAGGCCCCTCCACGCCCGGCTTCCTCGCGGAGCTTTTCTGCAAAGGGGGGCTGTCACGGCTACACGAGCTGCAG GTGCGAGGCGCCGCGCGCTTCGGGCCGGTGTGGTTGGCCAGCTTCGGGACGGTGCGCACCGTGTACCTGGCGGCCCCTACGCTCGTCGAGCAGCTGCTCCGACAGGAGGGCCCCCGGCCCGAACGCTGCAGCTTCTCACCCTGGGCGGAGCACCGTCGCCGCCGCCAGCGGGCTTGCGGACTGCTGACCGC GGAAGGGGAAGAATGGCAGAGGCTTCGCAGCCTCCTGGCCCCGCTGCTCCTCCGGCCTCAAGCGGCCGCCCGCTATGCCGGGACCCTACACGGCGTGGTCCGTGACCTTGTGCGGAGACTGCGGCGCCAGCGGGGACTGGGCGCCGGGCCGCCCGCCCTGGTTCGAGACGTGGCGGGAGAGTTTTACAAGTTCGGACTGGAAG GCATCGCGGCGGTGCTGCTGGGCTCCCGCCTCGGCTGCCTGGAGGCGGAGGTGCCCCCGGACACAGAGGCCTTCATCCGCGCGGTCGGCTCCGTGTTCGTGTCCACGCTGTTGACCATGGCGATGCCCAGCTGGCTGCGCCGCGTCGTGCCCGGACCCTGGGACCGCCTCTGCCGAGACTGGGACCAGATGTTTGCATTCG CCCAGCAGCACGTGGAGCAGCGAGAGGCCGAGGTGGCCCTGAGAAGCCAGCCTGGGAAGTCTGAGGAGCACGCGGGACCTGGGGCACACCTGACCTACTTCTTGCTCCGGAAAGAGCTGCCCGCCGCGTCCATCCTGGGCAATGTGACCGAGCTGCTCCTCGCTGGGGTGGACACG GTGTCCAACACGCTCTCCTGGGCTCTGTATGAACTCTCCCGGCACCCCGAAATCCAGACAGCACTCCATGCTGAGATCTCAGCTGCCTTGGGCCCCGGCTCCAGTACCCAACCCTCGGCCACTGCTCTGTCCCAGCTGCCCCTGCTGAAGGCCGTGGTCAAGGAAGTGCTGAG ACTGTACCCTGTGGTACCTGGGAATTCCCGTGTCCCAGACAAAGACATCTGTGTGGGTGAATATATCATCCCCAAAAAT ACGCTGGTCACTCTGTGTCACTACGCCACTTCAAGGGACCCGGCCCAGTTCCCGGAACCAAATTCTTTTCGTCCAGCTCGCTGGCTAGGGGAAGGTCCAGCTCCCCACCCGTTTGCATCTCTCCCCTTTGGCTTTGGCAAGCGCAGCTGCATGGGGAGACGCCTGGCAGAGCTTGAGCTGCAAATGGCCTTGGCCCAG gctgtagcctaccaggttcctctgtccatgggattcctcaggcaagaatcctggagtggggtgccatttcctcctccaggggatcttcctgacccagggactgaacccacacctcctatttgccaagtggattctttaccactgagccagctgggaagccctcctgaTAGGCATATGGAAACATATAAGACTTGGGAGACCTAA
- the CYP27B1 gene encoding 25-hydroxyvitamin D-1 alpha hydroxylase, mitochondrial isoform X2 produces MTQTLKFASRVFHRVRCPELGASLGSRGSDSAPRVLADLPGPSTPGFLAELFCKGGLSRLHELQVRGAARFGPVWLASFGTVRTVYLAAPTLVEQLLRQEGPRPERCSFSPWAEHRRRRQRACGLLTAEGEEWQRLRSLLAPLLLRPQAAARYAGTLHGVVRDLVRRLRRQRGLGAGPPALVRDVAGEFYKFGLEGIAAVLLGSRLGCLEAEVPPDTEAFIRAVGSVFVSTLLTMAMPSWLRRVVPGPWDRLCRDWDQMFAFAQQHVEQREAEVALRSQPGKSEEHAGPGAHLTYFLLRKELPAASILGNVTELLLAGVDTVSNTLSWALYELSRHPEIQTALHAEISAALGPGSSTQPSATALSQLPLLKAVVKEVLRLYPVVPGNSRVPDKDICVGEYIIPKNTLVTLCHYATSRDPAQFPEPNSFRPARWLGEGPAPHPFASLPFGFGKRSCMGRRLAELELQMALAQILIHFEVQPEPGSAPVRPMTRTVLVPERSINLQFVDR; encoded by the exons ATGACCCAGACCCTCAAATTCGCATCAAGAGTGTTCCATCGCGTCCGCTGTCCTGAGCTGGGTGCCTCGCTGGGCTCCAGAGGCTCCGACTCGGCGCCCCGGGTTTTGGCGGACCTCCCAGGCCCCTCCACGCCCGGCTTCCTCGCGGAGCTTTTCTGCAAAGGGGGGCTGTCACGGCTACACGAGCTGCAG GTGCGAGGCGCCGCGCGCTTCGGGCCGGTGTGGTTGGCCAGCTTCGGGACGGTGCGCACCGTGTACCTGGCGGCCCCTACGCTCGTCGAGCAGCTGCTCCGACAGGAGGGCCCCCGGCCCGAACGCTGCAGCTTCTCACCCTGGGCGGAGCACCGTCGCCGCCGCCAGCGGGCTTGCGGACTGCTGACCGC GGAAGGGGAAGAATGGCAGAGGCTTCGCAGCCTCCTGGCCCCGCTGCTCCTCCGGCCTCAAGCGGCCGCCCGCTATGCCGGGACCCTACACGGCGTGGTCCGTGACCTTGTGCGGAGACTGCGGCGCCAGCGGGGACTGGGCGCCGGGCCGCCCGCCCTGGTTCGAGACGTGGCGGGAGAGTTTTACAAGTTCGGACTGGAAG GCATCGCGGCGGTGCTGCTGGGCTCCCGCCTCGGCTGCCTGGAGGCGGAGGTGCCCCCGGACACAGAGGCCTTCATCCGCGCGGTCGGCTCCGTGTTCGTGTCCACGCTGTTGACCATGGCGATGCCCAGCTGGCTGCGCCGCGTCGTGCCCGGACCCTGGGACCGCCTCTGCCGAGACTGGGACCAGATGTTTGCATTCG CCCAGCAGCACGTGGAGCAGCGAGAGGCCGAGGTGGCCCTGAGAAGCCAGCCTGGGAAGTCTGAGGAGCACGCGGGACCTGGGGCACACCTGACCTACTTCTTGCTCCGGAAAGAGCTGCCCGCCGCGTCCATCCTGGGCAATGTGACCGAGCTGCTCCTCGCTGGGGTGGACACG GTGTCCAACACGCTCTCCTGGGCTCTGTATGAACTCTCCCGGCACCCCGAAATCCAGACAGCACTCCATGCTGAGATCTCAGCTGCCTTGGGCCCCGGCTCCAGTACCCAACCCTCGGCCACTGCTCTGTCCCAGCTGCCCCTGCTGAAGGCCGTGGTCAAGGAAGTGCTGAG ACTGTACCCTGTGGTACCTGGGAATTCCCGTGTCCCAGACAAAGACATCTGTGTGGGTGAATATATCATCCCCAAAAAT ACGCTGGTCACTCTGTGTCACTACGCCACTTCAAGGGACCCGGCCCAGTTCCCGGAACCAAATTCTTTTCGTCCAGCTCGCTGGCTAGGGGAAGGTCCAGCTCCCCACCCGTTTGCATCTCTCCCCTTTGGCTTTGGCAAGCGCAGCTGCATGGGGAGACGCCTGGCAGAGCTTGAGCTGCAAATGGCCTTGGCCCAG ATCTTGATCCACTTTGAGGTGCAACCTGAGCCAGGTTCTGCCCCCGTCAGACCAATGACCCGGACTGTCCTGGTACCTGAGAGAAGCATCAACCTACAGTTTGTGGACAGATAG